The genome window CCGTGCCATTGAAGCCGTGGCCCTGGCCGGGATAAACGATGAGTTCCGCATCCGGGAAGGTTTCCTTTGCCTTTTCGGAATACCGCAGGGGCACAATGGGATCCCTGTCCCCGTGAAGGATCAGGACCGGGCCGGGATAGCGGGGCAGCAGGTCATACAGGTCAAAGGAAGTGGCATCCTCGTCATACTTCCGGCTGAGCTTCGCCCCCATCACATTGATGACCTCCGGAAAGGTGCCGTCCGCCCGCCGCCGGGCTTCGGAGTCATCCTGCAGCACGATGGCCGGGAACTCCAGCACCGCCGCTTTGATGTCCTCCGGCCGGGTGGAGGAGACATACGCGGAAACGAAGCCGCCCTGGCTGGCACCCCACAGGAGGATGCAGGAGAAGCGTTCGTCCCCTTTGAAGGTATCGATGACCGCGTTCAGGTCCGCGGCCTCCGTCAGCACGGACATGTCCATCATGGTGCCGCTGCTGCGGGAGTTGAATCCGCCGCCGCAGAAGTCATAGCTGTAGGCCGCGAAACCGTTCTCCACAAAATGCGCCGCTGTTGGCAGGCTGAAGCTGTGGTTTCCGCCGAAACCGTGGGACAGGATCACCAGGGGTACGGGGCCGTCCGTTTCCGGAACCTGCAGCACGCCGTAAATATCCCCGTTGGGGCCCGGGATAATGATCTCTTCCATATTGTTTCCCTCCGCATATACAGGAACAGACAGGCACAGGACCGCCAGCAGGGCCAGGAATACCGCAAACATCCGCCGGATCATGCCGTTCTCCTCCTGTTTATTCAATCGCTTTACTGAACTGGGTTTCATAGAGCTCCTGATAGGTACCGCCCGCATGGACCAGGTCCTTGTGGGTGCCCCGCTCCACGATCTCGCCGTCCCGGACCACCAGGATCTCGTCCGCCGCCAGGATGGTGGACAGCCGGTGGGCAATCAGGATGGAGGTCCGCTCCTCGATCAGGGGATTGATGGCCGCCTGGATCGCCGCCTCGGAAATGGAGTCCAGGGCGGAAGTGGCTTCGTCGAAGATCAGCAGGGCCGGATCTTTCAGCAGGGCACGGGCAATGGAGATCCGCTGTTTCTCACCGCCGGAGAGCTTCAGGCCCCGGTTGCCCACCATGGTATCCAGGCCGTCCGGCTGGTTTTTGATGAAGTCATAGATGTTTGCCTTTTGGCAGGCATCGATCATCTCCGCCTCGGTGGCGTCCGGTTTCGCGTAGAGCAGGTTCTCCCGGATGGTCCCGTTGAACAGGTAGGTCTCCTGGGTCACAACGCCCACCTCATCCCGCAGGGAATGCAGCGTCAGGTCCCGCACGTCGGTACCGTCAAAGGTGACGCTGCCCGCCGTGGGATCCCACAGGCGGGGGATCAGGTTGACGATGGTGCTCTTGCCGCTGCCGCTGGGGCCGACGATGGCCACGCAGTCGCCGCTGCGCAGGGTGAAGTTGATGTCCTTGAGGATCATCCGCTCCCCGTCATAGGTGAAGCTGACATGGTCGAAATTGATGTCGCCCTTCGCGTTCTTCAGTTCCTTCGCGTCCGGCTTGTCGTCGATTTCGGGCTTCATGTCATAGTATTCAAAGATGCGGGTGAACATGGCCATGGAGCGGATCCAGTCCACCTGGATGTTCAGCAGGCTGTTCACCGGGCCGTACAGGCGGCCCAGCAGGGCTACCAGCACCGTGATATCACCGACGGTGATGGTGCTGTCGTATTTCATGATCAGGATGCCGCCCACCAGGTACAGGAGCATCGGCCCGATGGAAGTCAGGGTATGCAGGAGCATA of Aristaeella lactis contains these proteins:
- a CDS encoding alpha/beta hydrolase family protein, encoding MIRRMFAVFLALLAVLCLSVPVYAEGNNMEEIIIPGPNGDIYGVLQVPETDGPVPLVILSHGFGGNHSFSLPTAAHFVENGFAAYSYDFCGGGFNSRSSGTMMDMSVLTEAADLNAVIDTFKGDERFSCILLWGASQGGFVSAYVSSTRPEDIKAAVLEFPAIVLQDDSEARRRADGTFPEVINVMGAKLSRKYDEDATSFDLYDLLPRYPGPVLILHGDRDPIVPLRYSEKAKETFPDAELIVYPGQGHGFNGTALKDALEKETAFFTEHTK
- a CDS encoding ABC transporter ATP-binding protein, which codes for MAGPRGRASYLTDEEKKNSPKITKELITRVFSYLKPYWKQLALVLVCIAVSSVCSLFPSILTGNIIDVLTGKEMGGWIGAGISALVKLIILSLGLTLASSLIGVGETYLNNWIAQHISYDMRNQMYRHLQKMSQRFFTSANQGDIITRMTSDISGVESVVTNTFTSILSNTMTLVVALVAMFQKSWILALVGIAIVPVFTLPTRMAGKKRWKLAGEAQACNDEVNGILNETLSVSGQLLVKLFGREQSEYERYEEANGRMISLNIRERMAGRWFFMLLHTLTSIGPMLLYLVGGILIMKYDSTITVGDITVLVALLGRLYGPVNSLLNIQVDWIRSMAMFTRIFEYYDMKPEIDDKPDAKELKNAKGDINFDHVSFTYDGERMILKDINFTLRSGDCVAIVGPSGSGKSTIVNLIPRLWDPTAGSVTFDGTDVRDLTLHSLRDEVGVVTQETYLFNGTIRENLLYAKPDATEAEMIDACQKANIYDFIKNQPDGLDTMVGNRGLKLSGGEKQRISIARALLKDPALLIFDEATSALDSISEAAIQAAINPLIEERTSILIAHRLSTILAADEILVVRDGEIVERGTHKDLVHAGGTYQELYETQFSKAIE